In one Umezawaea sp. Da 62-37 genomic region, the following are encoded:
- a CDS encoding albusnodin family lasso peptide has protein sequence METVNGQTDDSLGTEEPVLLVSLGEASTVTLGQGQGSSEDKRRAYN, from the coding sequence ATGGAGACCGTGAACGGCCAGACCGATGACAGCCTGGGGACTGAGGAGCCGGTGCTGTTGGTCAGCCTCGGTGAGGCGTCGACGGTGACCCTGGGGCAGGGCCAGGGCAGTTCGGAGGACAAGCGACGGGCCTACAACTAG
- a CDS encoding lasso peptide biosynthesis B2 protein, with amino-acid sequence MSHRYLTAPAQVRAVDVGPATVIVNYRSGQVDTLIGPAARWWTELATSGDTDTPAALDHVTARTLRGQLLEAGLLTPSAQPTPWPVPTTGPAWEPSWGTHELAAGRTTPVPVPRTITMVAGLALALVLATLAAGRPHRRMARLTWLLQRSTRHTSRSATTERAEQAVYAVRRAGLLAPGRVACLEESAAVLVLLAASRHRVMWCHGAAADPVRLHAWVETEDRQSVAEPASTARFAVLRTIPARDDGGESD; translated from the coding sequence GTGAGTCACCGGTACCTCACCGCACCCGCTCAGGTGCGGGCGGTCGACGTCGGCCCCGCCACCGTGATCGTGAACTACCGCAGCGGCCAAGTCGACACCCTCATAGGCCCGGCTGCCCGATGGTGGACCGAACTCGCCACCAGCGGCGACACCGACACTCCGGCAGCGCTCGACCACGTCACCGCCCGAACCCTGCGCGGGCAACTCCTCGAGGCCGGACTGCTCACCCCGTCGGCTCAGCCCACACCGTGGCCAGTGCCGACGACCGGACCGGCATGGGAACCGAGCTGGGGCACGCACGAACTCGCCGCCGGACGAACCACGCCGGTGCCGGTTCCCCGCACCATCACGATGGTCGCAGGGCTGGCGCTGGCCCTCGTGCTCGCCACGCTGGCCGCAGGCCGACCACATCGGCGCATGGCCCGCCTCACCTGGCTCCTGCAACGGTCCACTCGCCACACCAGCCGCTCCGCCACCACCGAACGCGCCGAGCAGGCCGTGTACGCCGTGCGCCGGGCCGGGCTGCTCGCGCCTGGCAGGGTGGCATGTCTGGAGGAATCGGCGGCCGTGCTGGTCTTGCTGGCCGCGTCACGCCACCGGGTGATGTGGTGCCACGGCGCGGCGGCCGACCCGGTGCGGCTGCACGCGTGGGTGGAGACTGAGGACCGACAGTCGGTAGCCGAACCAGCCTCGACGGCGCGGTTCGCGGTGCTACGCACCATTCCGGCACGTGATGATGGAGGCGAGAGCGATTAG
- a CDS encoding GNAT family protein — protein sequence MWVRGEKAGLGPFSEDLVEQYWRWEQDPGVLVGYGRQTPDSLNNRREGFQHQARGTDDQLRFTVYDITTTPPTPVGTTAVLIDHHVRTGEFVIQLGPEHRGKGLGGDATRLTLDYAFHITALRCVYLSVLSPNTRAIAAYERAGFRIIGEKRNSGYWLGQPANETLMDAVPEDFTGLSAVRQLVDPAQ from the coding sequence GTGTGGGTCCGCGGGGAGAAGGCCGGGCTCGGCCCGTTCTCCGAGGACCTGGTCGAGCAGTACTGGCGGTGGGAGCAGGATCCAGGCGTGCTGGTCGGCTACGGCCGCCAGACCCCGGACTCGCTCAACAACCGCCGCGAAGGCTTCCAGCACCAAGCTCGCGGCACCGACGACCAACTCCGCTTCACCGTCTACGACATCACCACCACCCCGCCGACCCCGGTCGGCACTACCGCTGTGCTGATCGACCACCACGTCCGGACCGGTGAGTTCGTCATCCAGCTCGGCCCCGAGCACCGCGGCAAGGGGTTGGGTGGCGACGCGACCCGGTTGACGCTGGACTACGCCTTCCACATCACCGCGCTGCGCTGCGTCTACCTTTCGGTGCTCTCACCGAACACACGCGCCATTGCCGCCTACGAGCGCGCCGGGTTCCGGATCATCGGCGAGAAACGCAACTCCGGCTACTGGCTGGGCCAGCCCGCGAACGAGACGCTGATGGACGCGGTGCCCGAGGATTTCACCGGCTTGTCCGCGGTGCGGCAACTCGTCGACCCGGCCCAGTAA
- a CDS encoding N-acetyltransferase, translating into MTTIGIDTLVDPGDATARVAGGIISGAFSTLPPTRWLTPRDAPGRVLILNEYFTLQIEEILAGGSGYVDLVQGGLAVAVWNRVDPEAAHGASEQYSRRLEAVCGPWTPRFRAFEEGLAFHHPVRPHEHLVFLGVHRDHQRRGLGRALLRHRLADLDRRDQAAFLETTTPANIELYTKVGFVVVDRDPVHGDLAPWTAPDDLTTVSPMWRDPQPNKP; encoded by the coding sequence GTGACCACCATCGGCATCGATACCCTCGTCGACCCCGGTGACGCCACCGCACGGGTCGCCGGCGGGATCATCTCCGGGGCGTTCAGCACGCTGCCACCGACCCGGTGGCTGACGCCACGGGACGCCCCTGGCCGCGTCCTCATCCTGAACGAGTACTTCACCTTGCAGATCGAGGAGATCCTCGCCGGCGGCAGCGGTTACGTCGACTTGGTCCAGGGCGGTCTCGCGGTCGCGGTGTGGAACCGGGTCGACCCGGAAGCCGCGCACGGGGCGTCCGAGCAGTACTCGCGACGGCTGGAAGCGGTGTGTGGACCGTGGACGCCCCGGTTCCGGGCGTTCGAGGAAGGGCTGGCCTTCCACCATCCCGTGCGCCCGCACGAGCACCTGGTGTTCCTCGGCGTGCACCGCGACCACCAGCGTCGCGGTCTCGGCCGGGCGCTGCTTCGCCACAGGCTGGCCGACCTCGACCGTCGGGACCAGGCAGCGTTCCTGGAAACCACCACGCCCGCCAACATCGAGCTCTACACAAAAGTCGGGTTCGTCGTGGTCGACCGCGACCCGGTCCACGGGGACCTCGCCCCGTGGACCGCCCCTGACGACCTCACCACCGTCAGTCCGATGTGGAGGGACCCGCAACCGAACAAACCCTGA
- a CDS encoding APC family permease produces MGQILAIVATAATPMTVCVGVVATSIIVTGEIGLPAGFLAVPVLLSLFFVGQTSMASRVPGPGMLYSYVSAGAGRPLGAGAAAVSLLAYNLLQVGLYGLIGGAAEPLLAEVFGAVPPWWVSALALCALVAVLGPRKLKVLAAVLQILLVLEVGTLAVYGAANLTHAVNGTVPWHALNPVLLFGPGAAVLLLMSLLGSIGIESGAAYISKARDGHRTVWWAMMIATVGAAVIYVLFTVGVIAAVGADAVVDTARAQNVGMVFELARLHLGETAVPIGQLLLCTSIAAAALSLHATCNAHAYALACEGLLPRALSRVNPRTDQPSTASAAQCVLGLAAIVVFAVAGWPPQDALFYGGGTAGALAVLLVLTLTAIAIAFYFWREHHRIVVQRRNAPLDHGEAAPDDRTTPFLRTRLVPSISAVLLAAVLVLIVIKFDTLLGPTAEPVHQWGIFGVVAVALAAGIARALYLRRHHYEIYLRLGRGPAASPSATRQAASQ; encoded by the coding sequence GTGGGCCAGATCCTCGCTATCGTCGCCACCGCCGCCACACCCATGACCGTGTGCGTCGGCGTGGTGGCCACGTCGATCATCGTCACCGGCGAGATTGGTCTGCCCGCCGGATTTCTGGCAGTCCCCGTCCTGCTGAGCCTGTTTTTCGTCGGCCAGACCAGCATGGCCTCCCGCGTGCCGGGGCCGGGCATGCTCTACAGCTACGTCTCCGCCGGGGCGGGCCGTCCACTGGGTGCCGGGGCCGCCGCGGTGTCGTTGCTGGCCTACAACCTGTTGCAGGTCGGTCTGTACGGGCTCATCGGCGGTGCCGCGGAGCCGCTGCTGGCCGAGGTCTTCGGTGCCGTGCCGCCGTGGTGGGTGAGTGCGCTGGCGCTGTGTGCGCTGGTGGCGGTGCTCGGCCCCCGGAAGCTCAAGGTCCTCGCCGCGGTCCTGCAGATTCTGTTGGTGCTGGAGGTCGGCACGTTGGCGGTCTACGGCGCGGCGAACCTGACCCATGCCGTCAACGGCACAGTGCCGTGGCACGCGCTCAACCCGGTGCTGCTGTTCGGTCCAGGGGCGGCGGTGCTGTTGCTGATGTCGCTGTTGGGATCCATCGGCATCGAGTCCGGCGCCGCCTACATCTCCAAGGCCCGCGACGGGCACCGCACTGTGTGGTGGGCCATGATGATCGCCACGGTCGGCGCTGCGGTGATCTACGTCCTGTTCACCGTCGGGGTCATCGCCGCGGTCGGTGCCGACGCGGTCGTGGATACCGCTCGTGCGCAGAACGTGGGCATGGTGTTCGAGTTGGCTCGGCTGCATCTGGGTGAGACCGCGGTGCCGATCGGGCAACTGCTGCTGTGCACGAGCATCGCCGCGGCCGCGCTGAGTCTGCACGCGACCTGCAACGCCCATGCCTACGCCTTGGCGTGCGAAGGACTGCTGCCCCGTGCGTTGTCGCGGGTCAATCCGCGCACCGATCAGCCCTCGACGGCCTCGGCGGCGCAGTGCGTGCTGGGCCTGGCTGCGATCGTGGTGTTCGCTGTGGCCGGGTGGCCGCCTCAGGACGCCCTGTTCTACGGCGGCGGCACGGCGGGCGCGCTCGCCGTATTGCTGGTGCTGACGTTGACCGCGATCGCGATCGCGTTCTACTTCTGGCGCGAACACCACAGGATCGTGGTCCAGCGCCGCAACGCGCCACTGGACCATGGCGAGGCCGCACCCGATGACCGAACGACGCCGTTTCTGCGCACGAGGCTCGTCCCGAGCATCTCCGCGGTGCTGCTGGCGGCCGTGCTGGTGCTGATCGTGATCAAGTTCGACACGCTGCTGGGCCCCACCGCCGAGCCCGTCCACCAGTGGGGCATCTTCGGGGTCGTCGCCGTGGCCTTGGCCGCGGGCATCGCTCGCGCGCTGTACCTGCGCCGCCACCACTACGAGATCTACCTGCGGCTGGGGCGCGGCCCCGCCGCCTCGCCCTCGGCCACGCGGCAGGCGGCGAGCCAGTGA
- a CDS encoding GPP34 family phosphoprotein, giving the protein MTMSMSVGKGAAPVASPVGNTVFLATIHDESGRPRLENHARAKLLGTAVLGELMARRAIVGIRDGRILLPSVAPPIGDPEVRFLERYLRDDTVPDEHHQPGEATATTTDLRAWLTVLSTDSAVNGTRLVGARMRRTNLVVPVRTRLFGRTELRPVELNDVLTPYLRLQALLAADSPLPGPDRLVLGLLHAAGLTAALGCPEPDLAARYADLPPAMRVLIDTTRAVLAEGPLTTVP; this is encoded by the coding sequence ATGACGATGTCGATGTCGGTCGGGAAAGGTGCAGCACCGGTGGCCTCACCAGTCGGAAACACCGTGTTTCTCGCCACCATTCACGACGAGAGCGGTCGCCCACGTCTCGAAAACCACGCGAGAGCAAAGCTCCTCGGCACGGCTGTGCTCGGTGAACTCATGGCTCGACGCGCCATCGTCGGCATCCGCGACGGCCGGATCCTCCTGCCCTCTGTGGCACCGCCGATCGGCGACCCAGAGGTCCGTTTCCTGGAGCGGTACCTCCGCGACGACACCGTCCCCGACGAACACCACCAGCCCGGAGAGGCCACGGCGACCACCACCGACCTGCGCGCCTGGCTGACCGTGCTGAGCACCGACTCCGCCGTCAACGGTACGCGGCTCGTGGGCGCCAGGATGCGCCGCACCAACCTGGTCGTACCAGTACGCACCCGGCTGTTCGGCCGTACGGAACTGCGGCCGGTCGAGCTCAACGACGTGCTGACCCCCTACCTGCGGCTCCAGGCGCTGCTGGCCGCGGACTCCCCGCTGCCGGGACCGGACCGACTGGTGCTGGGACTGCTGCACGCCGCGGGCCTGACCGCCGCGCTGGGCTGTCCCGAACCGGACCTTGCCGCGCGCTACGCCGACCTGCCGCCTGCGATGCGCGTCCTGATCGACACGACCCGCGCGGTGCTGGCCGAAGGTCCCCTCACCACGGTGCCCTGA
- a CDS encoding NUDIX hydrolase, with amino-acid sequence MSDDLTPERWAYLAEGNREQARKRVAAKVVIRDRQGRVLLVDPNYKPRWDLPGGMVEANEAPREAARRECREELGGGIIEIGRLLLMDWEPAHGPWDDQLMLVFDGGIVETALAATLHVTDPELDDLAWFTPDEAVAKLRQDVGDRLQRALHALATHDTAYAEREDRTSS; translated from the coding sequence GTGAGCGATGACCTGACTCCCGAGCGATGGGCCTACCTGGCCGAGGGCAACCGGGAACAGGCACGCAAACGCGTCGCGGCCAAGGTGGTGATCCGCGATCGGCAAGGCCGGGTCCTGCTGGTCGACCCGAACTACAAGCCGCGGTGGGACCTGCCCGGCGGCATGGTCGAGGCGAACGAAGCACCGCGGGAAGCCGCGCGGCGGGAATGTCGCGAGGAACTGGGTGGCGGGATCATCGAGATCGGGCGACTGCTGCTGATGGACTGGGAGCCTGCTCACGGCCCCTGGGACGACCAGCTCATGCTGGTGTTCGACGGCGGCATCGTGGAGACCGCCCTCGCGGCAACCTTGCACGTCACCGACCCCGAACTGGACGATCTGGCCTGGTTCACTCCGGATGAGGCGGTCGCCAAGCTCCGCCAGGATGTGGGCGACCGACTCCAGCGCGCCCTGCACGCCCTGGCCACCCACGACACGGCCTACGCCGAACGCGAGGATCGGACGTCGTCCTAG
- a CDS encoding trypsin-like serine protease: MNHANWSRAVVLLAALMMPLGGTGAATAQIDEPGSDIGTQVVGGRPATQAYSAAAIEYDSTTPARTDWLNCTGSLLRTDSDTESDWVVTAAHCVTNLPAAVSTASLDRLGFHAPPVWVPVQDRDYHVRVGATDRSKAAPVAVKRIVVFSGWDWISDTKPRPKVPAGDFALMQMASRVKARTISLASWEPGLGYPLRALGWGRTSNDATEGSRTLQQLDTRVVPADRCGADGAITVHDICTDEHEDGEGVCNGDSGGPVLGKVRGRVYQFGIISRGGSDLCAVTPDVATGVPYYKPWADAVISGKIRSDKPLTPEQGGVIPHPRIPITTTQPVKLRDTVPTVPAFAG; encoded by the coding sequence TTGAACCACGCCAACTGGTCGCGAGCAGTCGTCCTGCTCGCGGCCCTGATGATGCCGCTCGGCGGCACGGGCGCGGCCACGGCCCAGATCGACGAGCCGGGCAGCGACATCGGCACCCAGGTCGTGGGCGGCCGGCCCGCCACCCAGGCATATTCCGCCGCGGCCATCGAGTACGACAGCACCACCCCGGCCCGCACGGACTGGCTCAACTGCACCGGAAGCCTGCTCCGGACCGACTCCGACACCGAGTCGGACTGGGTGGTGACGGCCGCGCACTGCGTGACCAACCTTCCCGCCGCCGTGTCCACGGCGAGCCTCGACCGTCTGGGCTTCCACGCTCCGCCGGTGTGGGTCCCGGTGCAGGACCGCGACTACCACGTGCGCGTCGGTGCCACCGACCGGTCGAAGGCCGCACCGGTCGCGGTCAAGCGCATCGTGGTGTTCTCGGGCTGGGACTGGATTTCCGACACCAAGCCCAGGCCCAAGGTTCCTGCGGGCGACTTCGCCCTGATGCAGATGGCCTCGCGGGTAAAGGCCCGAACGATTTCGCTGGCGAGCTGGGAGCCGGGGCTCGGTTACCCGCTGCGCGCGCTGGGCTGGGGCCGGACCTCCAACGACGCCACCGAGGGATCGCGGACCCTCCAGCAGCTCGATACCCGAGTCGTGCCCGCGGACCGGTGCGGCGCCGACGGGGCGATCACCGTCCACGACATCTGCACCGACGAGCACGAGGACGGCGAGGGCGTCTGCAACGGCGACTCCGGCGGCCCGGTCCTCGGGAAGGTCCGCGGCCGGGTGTACCAGTTCGGCATCATCAGCCGCGGCGGGTCCGACCTGTGCGCGGTCACCCCGGACGTGGCCACCGGCGTCCCCTACTACAAGCCGTGGGCAGACGCGGTGATCAGCGGCAAGATCCGCAGCGACAAGCCGCTCACCCCCGAGCAGGGCGGAGTCATCCCGCACCCCCGCATCCCGATCACCACGACCCAGCCGGTCAAGCTGCGCGACACCGTCCCCACCGTCCCCGCCTTCGCCGGCTGA
- a CDS encoding NUDIX hydrolase translates to MSAEHAAATPSTVGQAMSVERVRVSARGVIRDRQGWVLAVRLAPERRPPGKEFLNLPGGTVHQGELPTAAASREVHEELGLTDLFAGRLLLTVWNIPPYSLLRPRLQLLFDFGRHDRAALSARIVLPAEEISDYKWLSPRSVDRYLYPLQAKQLRAVAEHRIYLEQEPVPRADNVR, encoded by the coding sequence ATGAGCGCCGAACACGCCGCTGCCACACCCTCGACAGTCGGCCAGGCGATGTCCGTAGAGCGGGTGAGGGTGTCGGCCAGAGGTGTGATCCGCGATCGTCAGGGGTGGGTGCTGGCGGTGCGACTTGCCCCGGAACGACGCCCACCGGGCAAGGAATTTCTGAACTTGCCCGGTGGCACGGTCCACCAAGGCGAGTTGCCTACCGCAGCGGCCAGCCGCGAGGTGCACGAGGAGCTCGGGCTGACCGACCTGTTCGCCGGGCGGTTGCTGCTGACGGTCTGGAACATTCCGCCGTACTCACTACTGCGGCCCCGCCTGCAACTGCTGTTCGACTTCGGCCGGCACGACCGCGCCGCGCTGTCCGCCCGCATCGTGCTCCCGGCCGAGGAGATCAGCGACTACAAGTGGCTCAGCCCCCGCAGCGTCGATCGCTACCTGTATCCGTTGCAAGCCAAGCAGCTGCGCGCGGTCGCCGAGCACCGAATCTACCTGGAACAGGAACCTGTCCCTCGGGCCGACAACGTGCGGTGA
- a CDS encoding DUF3558 domain-containing protein, which produces MSIVLVLAGCADKTTGIASRDFGAATTTTPVRPKNIDLNGKQHCLLAPTDWADVSIEKDGTLEDRTDDPQGVECAYNTNIGYFGFLFNITDGIGLWTDPRVAEKIDPVTPVLGYPAFQRAHGTNSGRCDIIVDVSEGQALDVFASIDHRSAPRLPPKCETARKLAELALTALNQ; this is translated from the coding sequence ATGTCGATCGTCCTCGTGCTGGCAGGGTGCGCCGACAAGACCACCGGTATCGCGAGCAGAGACTTCGGTGCCGCGACCACGACGACGCCCGTCCGCCCCAAGAACATCGACCTGAACGGGAAACAGCACTGCCTGCTCGCCCCCACCGACTGGGCCGACGTCTCCATCGAGAAGGACGGGACGCTGGAGGACCGCACCGATGACCCCCAAGGTGTCGAGTGCGCCTACAACACCAACATCGGCTACTTCGGATTCCTATTCAACATCACCGACGGCATCGGCCTCTGGACCGACCCACGCGTCGCCGAGAAAATCGACCCCGTCACACCGGTCCTGGGCTACCCGGCGTTTCAACGCGCACACGGCACGAATTCCGGCAGGTGCGACATCATCGTCGACGTTTCCGAAGGACAGGCCTTGGACGTGTTCGCCAGCATCGACCATCGATCCGCGCCGAGACTGCCGCCGAAGTGCGAGACAGCCCGAAAACTCGCCGAACTTGCCCTCACCGCACTGAACCAGTGA
- a CDS encoding Lsr2 family protein, translating to MDGVDYKIDLSGDNAAKLRDELAPFITYGRRTGGRKTKTAQLVRTTSGDDLEQNQRIRSWARDAGLFVNDRGRISDEVLQKFRAAHA from the coding sequence TTGGACGGCGTTGACTACAAGATTGACTTGTCAGGCGATAACGCGGCAAAACTTCGTGACGAGCTCGCCCCGTTCATCACGTATGGCCGACGCACGGGCGGTCGTAAGACCAAGACCGCGCAGCTGGTTCGGACGACCTCCGGCGACGATCTCGAACAGAATCAACGGATCCGATCGTGGGCTCGCGATGCCGGACTCTTCGTCAACGACCGCGGTCGCATCTCGGACGAGGTCCTCCAGAAATTCCGTGCCGCTCACGCCTGA
- a CDS encoding helix-turn-helix domain-containing protein, whose product MADRRTRREVPVDGGHRFYQVKEVALMFGVSEQTIHRAIDEDEFPAVRIRNRKVIPAVVIDDMVAAARAGNRAVDAADWAAPGGG is encoded by the coding sequence ATGGCGGATAGGCGAACGCGGCGGGAAGTCCCAGTCGACGGCGGGCACCGCTTCTATCAAGTCAAGGAGGTGGCGTTGATGTTTGGAGTGTCGGAACAAACCATTCATCGCGCGATCGACGAGGATGAGTTCCCTGCTGTCCGTATCCGTAATCGCAAAGTCATTCCTGCGGTTGTGATTGACGATATGGTGGCTGCGGCCCGTGCTGGAAATAGGGCGGTCGACGCTGCCGACTGGGCCGCACCTGGGGGCGGATAA
- a CDS encoding helix-turn-helix domain-containing protein has protein sequence MSIKTMTWVWDHSPAAGTELLMLLTIADQANDQGKEAWPSIDNLARRTRLNRRTVQRVLHRLTIDGHLLIEEGGGRRRNRYSILMANPVDNHPESVDKSSTPPAERHPRQNATGGTHAAPGAAQPDHPRGGTATPPVTSYPVLTPSSTGSPDPDPGSADDGGGDDAEAEAEAVDLLTALGPRWALTPGQRQRLAPMVAAALATGRPRDALIAYLSANADGVRSAAAVLTTRLSDLPATPPTEPALVEPSPWCGECDGPEPSMRFVSTGDAKVMRCPRCNPRRENRVGDRDLSPEQP, from the coding sequence GTGAGCATCAAGACCATGACATGGGTATGGGATCACTCACCCGCCGCGGGAACCGAACTGCTGATGCTGCTGACCATCGCTGACCAAGCCAACGACCAAGGCAAGGAAGCCTGGCCCTCCATCGACAACCTCGCCCGACGAACCCGCCTCAACCGACGAACCGTCCAACGCGTCCTTCACCGCCTCACCATCGATGGTCATCTCCTGATCGAGGAAGGTGGTGGCCGCCGCCGAAACCGGTACTCGATCCTGATGGCCAACCCTGTGGACAACCACCCGGAATCTGTGGACAAGTCATCCACACCCCCGGCAGAACGCCACCCCCGGCAAAATGCCACCGGTGGCACCCACGCCGCCCCAGGGGCGGCACAGCCAGACCACCCCAGGGGTGGCACAGCTACACCACCCGTTACGTCCTATCCCGTCCTCACCCCCTCCTCCACGGGCTCACCCGACCCCGACCCCGGCAGCGCCGACGATGGCGGAGGAGACGACGCGGAAGCCGAAGCGGAAGCAGTCGACCTCCTCACCGCACTCGGGCCCCGATGGGCCCTGACCCCAGGACAGCGCCAGCGCCTCGCCCCCATGGTCGCTGCGGCCTTGGCCACCGGCCGGCCTCGAGACGCGCTCATCGCGTACCTGTCCGCCAACGCGGACGGCGTGCGATCCGCAGCCGCCGTGCTCACCACCCGGCTGAGCGATCTGCCGGCAACACCACCGACCGAGCCGGCGCTCGTCGAGCCATCGCCGTGGTGCGGCGAGTGCGACGGTCCCGAACCTTCGATGCGATTCGTGTCCACCGGAGACGCAAAAGTCATGCGGTGTCCGCGGTGCAATCCCAGACGCGAGAACCGCGTCGGCGACCGCGACCTCTCACCGGAGCAGCCATGA
- a CDS encoding tyrosine-type recombinase/integrase — MIKRGTGVLGWRVFFTRQDLPRPKAGCVLLAGLHDLDVWLDERRIGEGSPYLLDPLGRYDVDLNDYFVTELANEPVTTQEAVAYDLKRFLKFLWDNRGRRSWKVATSEDRAVFKHWRLTDIAGPRVEMSTWDREVATVNQFYLWAVRKGHAAWSPFLQRTSRSRDPRRAEGATPAEASHEGPRNDIEWLPPASYRQWRDVGVRGFTVGGLPDRSFRGRFASRNAAYSDLKIRTGLRLAEQTSLSLFELPEMVPGLLNQRSWLPKAIAKGGSARRVYFPASALKDVRDYVDTDRAEAVEAARAAGLYERIRNPLIVTNPRRPFVVVDGQRLSIAKLRHEERRRVLMETPQGLEPAALWLNQYGLPSKPSCWQEVFKIANRRCERLGLRLRCHPHVLRHSFAVITLEQLWRGHIQELAAMTPPQRETYQMVFGDPLNWVRMRLGHSSIEVTQVYLHTLQELEMETRMALVPDGWEPTGVHPEDLEEQAVNGAV, encoded by the coding sequence GTGATCAAGAGAGGGACGGGCGTGCTGGGGTGGCGGGTGTTTTTCACCCGCCAGGACTTGCCGCGGCCGAAGGCGGGATGCGTTCTGTTGGCTGGACTTCATGACCTTGACGTGTGGCTGGATGAGCGGCGGATCGGTGAGGGATCTCCGTACTTGCTCGATCCGTTGGGCCGGTACGACGTGGACCTGAATGACTACTTCGTAACCGAGTTGGCCAACGAGCCTGTGACCACACAGGAGGCTGTGGCCTATGACCTGAAGCGATTCCTGAAATTCCTGTGGGACAACCGTGGACGGCGGAGCTGGAAGGTGGCCACTTCGGAGGACCGAGCAGTCTTCAAGCATTGGCGGTTGACCGACATCGCCGGGCCACGTGTGGAAATGTCCACATGGGACCGTGAGGTCGCGACGGTCAACCAGTTCTATCTCTGGGCCGTACGCAAGGGGCACGCGGCTTGGAGTCCCTTCCTGCAGCGCACTTCTCGCAGTCGTGATCCCCGACGGGCCGAGGGGGCGACCCCGGCTGAGGCATCACACGAGGGTCCGCGCAACGACATCGAGTGGCTGCCGCCGGCTTCCTATCGGCAGTGGCGAGATGTCGGAGTCCGTGGCTTCACCGTCGGGGGGCTGCCGGACCGGTCGTTTCGTGGCAGGTTCGCTTCGCGCAACGCGGCCTACAGCGATCTGAAGATTCGCACGGGACTGCGGCTGGCCGAGCAGACGAGCCTGAGCTTGTTCGAGTTGCCGGAGATGGTGCCGGGGCTGCTGAATCAGCGGTCGTGGCTGCCGAAGGCGATCGCCAAGGGCGGGTCCGCCCGGCGTGTCTACTTTCCGGCGTCGGCGCTGAAGGACGTTCGGGACTACGTCGACACCGACCGGGCGGAGGCCGTGGAGGCAGCCCGAGCGGCTGGACTCTACGAGCGGATTCGTAACCCGCTGATCGTCACCAACCCGCGGCGGCCGTTCGTAGTGGTCGACGGTCAACGTCTGTCGATCGCGAAGCTGAGGCATGAGGAACGGCGCCGGGTGTTGATGGAGACACCTCAAGGACTGGAGCCAGCGGCGTTGTGGCTTAACCAGTACGGCTTGCCGAGCAAGCCTTCGTGCTGGCAGGAGGTGTTCAAGATCGCCAACCGGCGGTGCGAACGTCTCGGGCTGAGGCTGCGGTGCCATCCCCATGTCCTGCGGCACAGCTTCGCCGTGATCACCCTGGAACAGCTCTGGCGGGGCCACATCCAGGAGCTGGCGGCGATGACACCGCCGCAGCGCGAGACCTATCAGATGGTCTTCGGGGACCCGCTGAACTGGGTACGGATGCGACTCGGACACTCCTCCATCGAGGTCACGCAGGTCTACCTGCACACGTTGCAAGAACTGGAGATGGAGACCCGGATGGCGCTCGTTCCTGACGGGTGGGAGCCGACCGGCGTCCACCCCGAGGACCTGGAGGAGCAGGCGGTGAACGGTGCCGTCTGA